In Neokomagataea tanensis, one genomic interval encodes:
- a CDS encoding ATP12 family protein, producing the protein MSAKRRFWKSVSVIEQQAEHGLGTVYMPALDGRPIRLPKGSTLAVAQRPLAEAIAAEWGRIEEGTFQPESLPLTRITGTMIERIRPDMSVPRSALLSFGLDDALCYDGGTGGESLQRLMAWLAERQIRPVVTTGLMPVTQAPDYVNALELWLAERNEAELAALGVIVQAGGSVLVGLALLEGGLTLEQAVSIITADERKQEAVWGGDKELTATIHTRQNDLQDAVTFLALSQQ; encoded by the coding sequence TTGAGCGCAAAAAGGCGATTTTGGAAGAGTGTCTCAGTCATAGAACAACAGGCTGAGCACGGCCTCGGGACAGTATACATGCCCGCTTTGGATGGGCGTCCGATACGCTTGCCCAAAGGAAGCACGCTGGCTGTAGCGCAGCGCCCTCTTGCGGAGGCGATTGCCGCAGAGTGGGGGCGTATTGAAGAAGGCACTTTTCAGCCCGAATCCCTGCCATTGACGCGCATAACAGGCACAATGATTGAGCGCATCCGACCTGATATGTCGGTTCCGCGCTCAGCGCTGCTGTCTTTCGGGCTGGATGACGCTTTGTGTTACGATGGAGGCACCGGTGGCGAGTCGTTACAGAGGCTGATGGCGTGGTTGGCAGAGCGGCAGATACGCCCTGTTGTAACAACGGGGTTAATGCCCGTTACGCAAGCACCGGACTATGTAAATGCTTTGGAACTTTGGCTGGCAGAGCGCAATGAAGCTGAACTGGCTGCGCTGGGCGTGATTGTGCAGGCTGGCGGCAGCGTACTGGTCGGGCTTGCTTTGCTGGAAGGTGGCCTTACGCTTGAGCAGGCCGTGTCCATTATTACCGCCGATGAACGCAAGCAAGAGGCGGTGTGGGGCGGTGACAAAGAACTGACCGCGACTATTCATACCCGCCAAAATGACCTGCAAGACGCTGTGACTTTTTTGGCGCTATCTCAGCAATAA
- a CDS encoding AsmA family protein, producing MKKLVVAVIMFFVLVVGASVAVNVLVDQDALRARVAIALKQETGLDLKVEQSAIQFLPWPSIVARNVVLSRPGDEPFFKAGSLHAGLSVLALLQREVRFQDFVVDGAQISLHRAADGQLDWMVHAPRGQEEEAPLPVNGFEAKRIEAHWAVALDALHLTNSTILWSDQRLHWRGGFTVRALDLAGLRTPSPWINLSGDHAGTPFSLKGHLGALNAFGSAATPNGQAWSFSLATSLGPDTRRDWMNVDGSISDPRLMRGLILRVRGEWLDLQDMQKLFPHADLPHIPSFGGDISLSGDIDKQALSVKSVAAQGNYWPMPGITVTAIHLHAGNLPIKHVTFGHVTIGADSEQAPLSVETDIEWQGSDWHASGQAGTLAGITDFLRRAGKGNFVPVHAELRSEALSLSNTLGASSSSPPLNAQDNLVLTVSGSLGATAKLTVQGKADQLHTPFNLLHDVAVGGAVTINAQHDYTIDDLALESQEAALAGNVLIKRSDGSRVHLAGSLTSKHLDIDALMQASGSSIPPKGATSAAITAKAPASVPQALVKMGAAADKGGTSASEVAPPSADAQNTEKALPSWVQWLRKADGDMHISAEQLHAGGVDYAGISAQISLSAGHLMVDGLKGQSLTVPLGGKLDIDASTLPAHLHVQASSFIMPAEWVQGVIEMPEVLRGPVQIVGELSGAGQDTESLRATLAGSIGFSMVDARVSGTWLAHLAGPQAAAFIGNGERSLRCLGTHLTLSDGSAIVDALGLQAGNMQVSGHGQIGLVAENLTLHLRPSLQLAGAEASAPIMLDGPWHNLSVQPERDANGNAQLTLGGASDTSDDPCGAWLAAGRQNQPGPEPKANERHHNRASDLLKALGVLH from the coding sequence GTGAAGAAGCTGGTTGTCGCTGTAATCATGTTTTTTGTGCTGGTCGTCGGCGCCAGCGTTGCAGTCAACGTATTGGTTGATCAAGACGCTTTGCGCGCTCGTGTCGCGATTGCGCTTAAGCAGGAAACGGGCCTTGATTTAAAAGTCGAGCAATCAGCAATTCAATTCTTGCCGTGGCCGTCGATTGTAGCACGAAACGTTGTGTTGTCTCGGCCCGGTGATGAGCCGTTCTTTAAAGCAGGTTCATTGCACGCAGGTTTGTCGGTTCTGGCGCTTCTGCAGCGCGAAGTCCGTTTCCAGGACTTTGTCGTGGATGGGGCTCAGATTTCGCTGCATCGTGCGGCTGATGGTCAGTTGGACTGGATGGTCCACGCTCCACGCGGGCAGGAAGAAGAAGCTCCACTGCCGGTCAATGGCTTTGAGGCAAAGCGCATTGAAGCACACTGGGCCGTAGCGCTCGATGCTTTACACCTCACGAATAGTACAATTCTCTGGAGCGACCAGCGCCTTCATTGGCGTGGAGGTTTTACGGTTCGGGCTTTGGATCTTGCGGGTCTGCGTACGCCTAGCCCGTGGATCAATCTATCTGGCGACCATGCGGGAACTCCCTTCTCGTTAAAAGGACATCTGGGTGCGCTTAATGCGTTTGGATCTGCGGCCACACCCAACGGACAAGCGTGGTCTTTCAGCCTTGCAACATCGCTTGGTCCGGATACCCGGCGTGACTGGATGAATGTTGATGGGTCAATAAGCGACCCACGTTTGATGCGTGGTTTGATATTGCGTGTCCGCGGGGAGTGGCTTGACCTGCAGGACATGCAGAAGCTTTTTCCGCACGCAGATTTGCCGCATATCCCGTCATTTGGCGGTGATATCAGCTTATCCGGTGACATCGACAAGCAGGCCCTGAGCGTAAAATCTGTTGCCGCGCAAGGAAACTACTGGCCAATGCCAGGCATTACAGTGACGGCAATACATCTCCATGCGGGTAACTTACCGATTAAGCACGTGACTTTCGGGCATGTAACTATTGGTGCGGATTCTGAGCAGGCCCCCTTGTCGGTGGAAACGGATATTGAATGGCAGGGAAGCGACTGGCACGCTTCAGGGCAGGCAGGAACGCTCGCTGGAATCACGGATTTCTTGCGAAGAGCGGGCAAGGGCAATTTTGTCCCGGTACATGCAGAGTTGCGTAGCGAGGCTTTGTCGCTCTCCAATACATTGGGCGCATCCAGTTCATCGCCCCCACTGAACGCCCAAGACAATTTGGTACTCACTGTGAGCGGTTCTTTGGGAGCAACCGCAAAACTGACTGTGCAGGGTAAGGCGGACCAACTGCATACGCCTTTCAATCTGCTGCATGACGTTGCTGTCGGAGGCGCAGTCACCATTAATGCTCAGCATGACTATACGATTGACGATTTGGCACTTGAGAGCCAAGAGGCTGCTCTAGCCGGGAATGTGCTGATCAAACGGTCAGACGGATCACGAGTGCATCTGGCCGGCTCGCTGACTTCAAAGCATTTAGACATAGATGCCCTTATGCAGGCGTCAGGGAGTTCAATCCCGCCAAAGGGAGCGACAAGCGCTGCAATAACGGCCAAAGCACCGGCTTCCGTGCCGCAAGCTCTGGTAAAAATGGGAGCAGCCGCGGATAAAGGCGGTACGAGCGCTTCAGAAGTAGCTCCCCCCTCGGCTGATGCGCAGAATACTGAAAAAGCTTTGCCCAGTTGGGTGCAATGGCTACGTAAAGCTGATGGCGATATGCACATCAGCGCAGAACAGTTGCATGCAGGTGGAGTAGATTACGCAGGCATTTCAGCGCAAATTTCTTTGTCAGCGGGGCATTTGATGGTGGATGGCCTTAAAGGGCAGAGCCTGACTGTGCCTCTTGGCGGAAAGCTGGATATAGATGCGTCAACCTTGCCAGCACATCTGCACGTGCAGGCGTCCTCCTTCATCATGCCTGCGGAGTGGGTGCAGGGCGTTATAGAAATGCCGGAGGTTTTGCGTGGACCTGTCCAAATTGTTGGCGAGTTGAGTGGTGCAGGGCAGGATACGGAAAGTCTGCGAGCCACTTTGGCGGGGAGTATTGGCTTTTCAATGGTTGATGCGCGCGTTAGCGGCACGTGGCTTGCGCATTTGGCAGGTCCGCAAGCTGCAGCGTTTATCGGGAATGGTGAGCGTAGTTTGCGGTGTTTGGGCACACATCTGACGCTGTCTGATGGTAGTGCTATAGTGGATGCGCTGGGCTTGCAGGCAGGCAATATGCAGGTTTCTGGCCATGGTCAGATCGGGCTTGTGGCCGAGAACCTTACTTTGCATCTCCGCCCATCGCTTCAGCTTGCTGGTGCGGAAGCATCAGCGCCAATTATGCTGGATGGTCCTTGGCATAATCTGAGTGTGCAGCCGGAGCGCGATGCAAACGGCAATGCCCAATTAACACTCGGGGGAGCGTCTGACACATCAGATGATCCGTGTGGAGCATGGCTCGCTGCGGGGCGGCAAAACCAGCCCGGGCCTGAGCCCAAGGCGAATGAGCGACATCATAATCGGGCGAGTGATTTATTAAAGGCACTGGGAGTGTTGCATTGA
- a CDS encoding RluA family pseudouridine synthase produces the protein MKVSNRIVTEDEADLRLDRWFRRHYPNLTQGALQKLCRTGQVRVDGGRVQTNTRLLPGQNVRIPPMPDVSRPAPPPPPDPHMVREIEKMVIYKDDHLMVLNKPSGLATQGGPGITKHVDMMLDGLRQDEGERPRLVHRIDRDTSGLLLIARTPGVAAKLAAAFRSRDVKKTYWAIVVGRPQPASGVIDQPLAKVGAGGAALVVPVGRDEEDAASAKSEYETIDAAGKKITWLALSPLTGRTHQLRVHCESLGTPILGDPRYGGKTAHPDGFLDQLHLHARELDIPHPAGGRLIVTAPLSAHMRETFRTMGFVAGDTPGPKRIRAKKA, from the coding sequence ATGAAAGTAAGCAATCGTATTGTCACTGAGGATGAAGCCGACCTGCGGCTTGATCGTTGGTTCAGACGCCACTACCCAAATTTGACGCAAGGCGCGCTGCAAAAGCTCTGCCGGACGGGGCAGGTGCGTGTTGATGGTGGGCGCGTGCAAACCAACACGCGTCTTTTGCCCGGCCAAAATGTGCGTATCCCACCGATGCCGGATGTAAGTCGCCCAGCGCCTCCACCGCCGCCAGATCCGCACATGGTGCGCGAAATCGAAAAAATGGTCATCTATAAGGATGATCATTTAATGGTGCTGAACAAGCCATCGGGCCTCGCGACGCAAGGCGGCCCCGGAATCACGAAGCACGTGGACATGATGTTAGACGGTTTGCGGCAGGATGAGGGGGAACGCCCCCGCCTTGTCCACCGTATTGACCGTGACACATCAGGGCTGTTGCTCATTGCGCGGACTCCCGGTGTGGCTGCCAAGCTGGCGGCTGCATTCCGTAGCCGCGATGTGAAAAAGACATATTGGGCGATTGTTGTGGGGCGCCCTCAGCCAGCTTCAGGTGTTATTGATCAGCCTTTAGCCAAAGTTGGCGCGGGTGGTGCGGCGTTGGTTGTTCCTGTTGGCCGGGATGAAGAAGACGCGGCATCCGCTAAGAGTGAATACGAAACCATTGATGCTGCGGGTAAGAAAATCACGTGGTTGGCGTTGTCTCCCTTAACGGGGCGGACGCACCAATTGCGCGTGCACTGCGAATCCCTCGGTACGCCTATCCTGGGTGACCCGCGCTACGGCGGAAAAACAGCGCATCCAGACGGGTTTTTGGACCAGTTGCACTTGCATGCGCGGGAGCTTGATATCCCACACCCTGCAGGTGGTCGTTTGATTGTGACGGCTCCTTTGTCCGCGCATATGCGTGAGACGTTCCGTACAATGGGCTTTGTTGCAGGTGATACACCGGGGCCAAAGCGCATACGCGCCAAGAAGGCCTGA
- a CDS encoding replication-associated recombination protein A, which produces MPPQQGKAGNNASRNVGPSEHARRSPAASTAQTQPRTQPLADRLRPRRLEDVCGQGHLLGDEGTLTRMLARGTLSSLILWGGPGCGKTTIARLLAGRADLAFAQISAVFSGVADLRKAFDEAERRQQMTGRGTLLFVDEIHRFNRAQQDGFLPFVERGTVVLVGATTENPSFALNAALLSRCQVLVLNRLDDASLELLLQRAESVIERSLPLDREARATVRAMADGDGRYLLNMVEQIAALGDVPPLASRDLTGLLARRAVLYDKDREEHYNLISALHKSLRGSDPDAALYWFARMLEGGEDPRYIARRLARFAAEDVGQADPSALNLAISAWQSFERLGSPEGELALAQLVVHLATAPKSNAVYTAYKAARRLARDTGSLMPPAHILNAPTNLMKDIGYGRGYEYDHDSEGGFSGQNYFPDGMPRAVLYQPTERGYEGRLRKLLDSRAAKRASRES; this is translated from the coding sequence ATGCCACCTCAGCAGGGAAAAGCAGGAAACAACGCGTCGCGCAATGTCGGGCCGTCTGAGCACGCACGTCGTTCGCCTGCGGCATCTACTGCTCAGACACAGCCGCGAACGCAGCCCTTGGCGGATCGCCTACGGCCGCGCCGTTTGGAAGATGTGTGTGGTCAGGGGCATTTGTTGGGCGATGAAGGAACGCTTACGCGGATGTTGGCGCGGGGCACTTTGTCGAGCTTGATATTGTGGGGCGGGCCGGGCTGCGGCAAGACAACGATTGCCAGACTTTTGGCGGGGCGGGCCGATCTCGCTTTTGCACAAATCTCTGCTGTGTTCTCCGGGGTGGCGGATTTACGAAAAGCTTTCGATGAAGCTGAGCGCCGCCAGCAGATGACTGGCCGTGGCACGCTGTTGTTCGTAGATGAAATACACCGCTTCAATCGCGCACAGCAGGATGGTTTCTTGCCATTTGTAGAGCGCGGAACTGTTGTGCTGGTTGGTGCCACGACGGAAAATCCATCATTCGCCCTCAATGCGGCTTTGTTGTCCCGTTGCCAAGTCCTGGTGCTGAATCGCTTGGATGATGCCAGCTTGGAGCTTTTGCTTCAGCGTGCTGAGAGCGTTATTGAGCGTTCTTTGCCTCTAGACCGTGAAGCCCGCGCAACGGTGAGGGCTATGGCAGACGGCGACGGGCGTTATCTACTGAATATGGTTGAGCAGATTGCGGCTTTGGGAGATGTGCCGCCCTTGGCCTCCCGAGATTTGACAGGGCTTTTGGCGCGGCGGGCCGTGCTGTACGATAAGGACCGGGAAGAACACTATAATCTGATCTCTGCACTGCATAAGTCACTGCGTGGGAGTGACCCGGATGCTGCATTGTACTGGTTCGCTCGTATGCTTGAAGGAGGAGAGGACCCCCGTTACATTGCGCGTCGTTTAGCGCGTTTTGCTGCGGAGGATGTCGGCCAAGCGGACCCTTCGGCACTGAATCTGGCAATTTCGGCATGGCAGAGCTTTGAGCGTTTAGGTTCCCCCGAGGGAGAGTTGGCTCTCGCACAGTTGGTTGTGCATCTTGCTACGGCTCCAAAATCCAATGCTGTTTATACGGCGTACAAAGCAGCCCGGCGCTTGGCGCGTGATACAGGCAGTTTAATGCCGCCAGCACATATCTTGAATGCCCCCACTAATCTGATGAAAGATATCGGCTACGGACGGGGTTACGAATACGACCATGACTCGGAAGGTGGTTTCTCGGGGCAGAATTATTTCCCGGATGGTATGCCACGTGCTGTGCTTTATCAGCCAACAGAGCGAGGATATGAAGGAAGATTGCGAAAACTTCTGGACAGCCGGGCTGCGAAAAGGGCATCCCGCGAGTCATGA
- a CDS encoding AsmA-like C-terminal region-containing protein gives MTGVRAQMELKAGQLRTAHFAMETPSRVRGILADAKTEQPFVLDIGNVGTLLSGLGLFDRIKGGVAHLDGQFKNGDKLSGSAGVGLGLPPFIGHVEIGAFDVLKPPLAVTVASGLSPLHWASTRTDRFAIQHFASKLSLANGQVGLRDGTIGNEALGATLEGQIGVTDTALALDGTIIPLFGLNAMPGHLPGVGKLFSPEKNGGLLAATFRVRGKLAEPALTINPFTILLPGALRKLVH, from the coding sequence ATGACTGGGGTACGTGCCCAGATGGAGCTGAAGGCCGGCCAATTGAGGACCGCGCATTTTGCTATGGAGACGCCCAGCCGCGTGCGTGGGATTTTGGCGGATGCCAAGACTGAGCAGCCTTTCGTTTTGGATATTGGGAATGTGGGTACGCTGCTGAGCGGGCTGGGTTTGTTTGACCGAATAAAGGGTGGTGTGGCGCATCTTGATGGGCAGTTTAAGAATGGTGACAAATTGTCCGGCAGCGCCGGGGTTGGCTTAGGTTTGCCGCCTTTTATCGGGCATGTTGAAATTGGTGCTTTCGATGTTTTGAAGCCACCATTGGCTGTGACGGTAGCATCGGGGCTGTCGCCGTTACACTGGGCGAGCACCCGGACGGATCGTTTCGCCATTCAGCATTTTGCCAGCAAACTCTCACTGGCTAATGGGCAAGTCGGCCTGCGGGATGGTACAATAGGAAATGAAGCTTTGGGTGCTACGCTTGAAGGGCAGATCGGTGTAACCGATACGGCACTCGCTCTTGATGGAACAATCATTCCTTTGTTTGGTTTGAATGCGATGCCGGGGCATTTGCCGGGTGTAGGAAAGCTTTTCAGCCCGGAAAAAAATGGTGGATTGCTCGCAGCAACGTTTCGGGTGCGCGGCAAGTTGGCAGAACCAGCTCTGACCATTAACCCATTTACGATTTTGTTGCCGGGAGCCCTTCGTAAGCTGGTGCACTAA
- a CDS encoding YhdP family protein, which yields MHGPRHRHSPQSHIHDLLEHGRRFRGGVHLPKHWHVARWVCLVLIVPCALAAVSGAVLAWRLAHGPLEVTRLSHLMGPIPVVGGRIPGHPAGMLAWERLFLQWQPARDGVPAGIMLEAHCLTIRGLDGKIAETAGEIDSVLSLSPLLHGVIAPRRLRIQHTHIALRSTANGALELDLPEQGHKGRGVPTQLDRLGVLDIHDVTVSVKGLLPDEIVALGPVEAHGVCKMHDGKECAWVGRWKSNLTLGTAHTQLSAEGKEQENMGAWHFAMTPTDPSALGAVLPLAGQWKLPIALEGDALLASRGFEARPVRAGLTVQLGEGEVEQVQGNPIHIVKGGARIGVEMQHPGFSGPVKVSVQEATLAVQDSAGHITHLTAHGEGSADGLKNPRQIDGQASAEIDALDLEHLGTIWPLRFMKGARQWVTRNLTSGQGHKMTLTSHIHSERGFDGIRPTLMDGHFTADDVTVHWLRPVPPAEHASASLHFDGPETLVIDVVHGQQKTSSGMLYVPDGAVRIEHLYDRGPPAQIAVHVLGPLAAIHEVLLHPRLHLLSQHPLPFTDYAGAFDGHLMLSMPLLPNIRDDAIRVSVDVAFHDVGLGNVLLGRRLDAAKGTLRATEDSLSVNGTGRMSGIPIEAEVVEALRPSNGQSVTQDITARATISPAQAARAGLPVPGFDRGQLALLAHYTQLASRQADVALSADLTDAAISFPVWSKPIGEHAQIAAHLGLVGNELNALDGLQAHGRSLDVAGRAFVEQGHVRRVVAEGFRIGRSLGSAQIDLPLTDAGTYGVHVKADPLDLTPVLAQLNAPKTVPSQGCATCGGQQPSRGGGLFRWMHRMFISHLRE from the coding sequence TTGCATGGCCCTCGTCACCGGCATTCACCACAATCCCACATCCATGACCTTTTAGAGCACGGTCGACGTTTCCGCGGCGGTGTGCACTTGCCAAAGCACTGGCATGTCGCGCGTTGGGTCTGCTTGGTGTTGATTGTGCCCTGCGCTTTGGCTGCGGTGAGTGGCGCGGTGCTGGCATGGCGCTTGGCGCACGGACCCTTGGAGGTTACGCGTCTCTCTCACCTTATGGGGCCCATCCCTGTTGTTGGTGGGCGGATTCCTGGCCACCCAGCAGGGATGCTGGCTTGGGAGCGGCTGTTCCTGCAATGGCAGCCCGCTCGTGACGGTGTACCAGCGGGTATTATGTTGGAAGCGCACTGCCTGACTATCCGGGGGCTGGATGGAAAAATAGCCGAAACAGCAGGTGAGATTGATAGCGTTCTATCGTTAAGCCCTTTGCTTCATGGAGTTATCGCACCACGCCGATTGCGGATACAGCATACGCATATTGCTCTACGCTCAACGGCTAACGGCGCGTTAGAGCTGGATTTGCCAGAGCAAGGACATAAAGGGCGTGGTGTTCCTACGCAACTCGACCGGCTGGGTGTGCTTGATATCCATGATGTGACTGTATCCGTAAAAGGCTTGTTACCTGATGAGATCGTTGCGCTCGGCCCTGTAGAGGCTCATGGCGTATGCAAGATGCATGACGGTAAAGAGTGCGCGTGGGTTGGGCGGTGGAAGAGCAACCTCACGCTCGGAACAGCCCACACGCAGCTCAGCGCGGAAGGCAAAGAGCAAGAAAATATGGGCGCGTGGCATTTTGCTATGACGCCAACCGACCCTTCCGCCTTGGGGGCAGTGCTACCGCTGGCAGGGCAGTGGAAGTTACCTATAGCGCTGGAGGGTGACGCGCTGTTGGCGTCACGGGGCTTTGAAGCAAGGCCCGTGCGGGCTGGTCTTACTGTTCAACTCGGAGAGGGTGAGGTTGAACAGGTGCAGGGCAATCCCATTCACATCGTTAAAGGCGGTGCGCGTATTGGGGTAGAAATGCAGCATCCGGGCTTTTCCGGTCCTGTGAAAGTGAGCGTGCAAGAGGCTACTCTCGCCGTACAAGACAGCGCTGGTCATATCACGCACCTTACTGCGCATGGTGAAGGCAGCGCGGATGGACTGAAAAATCCAAGGCAAATTGACGGGCAGGCAAGTGCAGAAATAGATGCGCTTGATCTGGAGCATTTAGGTACGATCTGGCCGTTGCGTTTTATGAAAGGCGCACGTCAGTGGGTGACGCGTAATTTGACATCAGGTCAAGGTCATAAAATGACGCTGACCTCGCATATTCATTCGGAGCGCGGGTTTGATGGCATCAGGCCAACACTCATGGATGGGCATTTCACAGCGGATGATGTGACGGTTCATTGGCTGCGTCCTGTTCCGCCAGCAGAGCATGCAAGTGCCTCGCTACATTTTGATGGCCCTGAGACCTTGGTTATTGACGTCGTCCATGGGCAGCAGAAAACCTCCTCTGGAATGTTGTATGTTCCTGATGGCGCCGTTCGCATTGAGCATCTGTATGATCGTGGCCCTCCAGCGCAAATAGCGGTGCATGTTCTGGGGCCGCTAGCAGCAATTCATGAGGTGTTGCTCCACCCGCGTTTGCATTTATTGTCCCAGCATCCTTTACCTTTTACCGATTACGCAGGGGCATTTGATGGGCACTTAATGCTCTCCATGCCTTTGTTACCGAATATTCGTGATGATGCGATACGGGTCAGCGTTGACGTGGCGTTTCATGATGTAGGGCTTGGGAACGTGCTTCTCGGGCGGCGTTTGGATGCGGCAAAGGGTACATTGCGGGCAACGGAAGATAGTCTCTCGGTAAATGGGACTGGCCGCATGTCAGGCATTCCGATTGAGGCGGAAGTTGTGGAGGCGTTGCGGCCATCTAATGGGCAAAGCGTCACGCAGGATATTACAGCCCGAGCGACAATTTCTCCGGCGCAGGCTGCGCGGGCAGGTCTGCCGGTGCCGGGCTTTGACCGTGGGCAGTTGGCGCTTTTGGCGCATTATACGCAGTTGGCATCCCGGCAGGCCGATGTTGCGCTCAGTGCAGATTTGACAGATGCCGCAATCAGTTTCCCCGTATGGTCAAAACCTATCGGCGAGCATGCACAAATTGCTGCCCATTTGGGGCTTGTGGGCAATGAGTTGAACGCTCTTGATGGCTTGCAGGCTCATGGTCGCAGCTTGGATGTGGCGGGACGAGCTTTTGTGGAGCAGGGGCATGTTCGTCGTGTCGTGGCGGAAGGTTTTCGCATAGGGCGTAGTCTTGGTTCTGCCCAGATAGATCTGCCTCTTACCGATGCGGGGACGTATGGTGTGCATGTTAAAGCGGACCCGCTTGACCTAACGCCGGTCCTTGCACAGTTGAACGCGCCGAAAACTGTGCCAAGTCAGGGCTGTGCAACGTGTGGGGGGCAGCAGCCTTCCCGTGGGGGTGGTCTATTTCGCTGGATGCACCGCATGTTTATTTCTCATCTGCGGGAGTGA
- the bcp gene encoding thioredoxin-dependent thiol peroxidase: MTDTALKLGDHVPDLSLNLADGRVLSSADLAGRPYLLYFYPKADTPGCTTQACSIRDHKASLASLGLTVIGVSPDPIAKIQKFEAKYALDFPLASDEDHSIAEVFGTWVEKSMYGRKYMGMERSSFLVDSAGVIRFIWRNVKPAEHVQLVTEAMAQLG; this comes from the coding sequence ATGACTGATACTGCGTTGAAATTGGGCGATCATGTGCCCGACCTTTCTCTGAACTTGGCCGACGGCCGCGTCTTGAGTAGCGCGGATCTGGCTGGGCGTCCTTACCTTCTTTATTTTTATCCGAAGGCTGATACGCCCGGCTGCACGACGCAGGCCTGTTCCATTCGGGACCATAAGGCTAGCCTCGCCAGTCTTGGGTTAACCGTCATTGGTGTAAGCCCAGACCCAATAGCGAAAATTCAGAAATTCGAGGCAAAATACGCCTTGGATTTCCCTCTGGCATCTGATGAAGACCACAGTATAGCTGAGGTTTTTGGTACATGGGTTGAGAAATCTATGTATGGGCGCAAGTATATGGGAATGGAGCGCAGCTCTTTCCTGGTCGACAGCGCAGGCGTAATCCGCTTTATCTGGCGCAACGTTAAGCCCGCCGAGCACGTTCAGCTCGTAACGGAGGCCATGGCGCAACTCGGCTGA